From Trichoplusia ni isolate ovarian cell line Hi5 chromosome 8, tn1, whole genome shotgun sequence, one genomic window encodes:
- the LOC113496863 gene encoding ADP-ribosylation factor-like protein 6-interacting protein 4, whose product MGKEKSKKRRKSSSDSSSSSSSDSSREKKKLRKLKKKLKREQKKTEKALKKKLREEKKRLKKKHRSKSSSRSRDEAKEASADIPLELMEKSKAMAPMTKEEWEKRQSVVRKVLDEESGRYRLIKGDGEVLEEIVSRDRHKQINRQATHADGAFFQSQTVEKKML is encoded by the exons atggGCAAAGAAAAGTCTAAGAAACGAAGAAAATCGAGTTCTGATAGCTCGAGCTCAAGTAGTTCGGATTCGTCACGAGAAAAGAAAAAGCTCCGCAAGTTAAAGAAAAAGCTGAAAAGGGAACAAAAGAAGACTGAGAAAGCGTTGAAGAAAAAGCTACGAGAAGAGAAAAAAAGGCTTAAAAAGAAGCACAGGAGCAAGAGTTCTAGCCGCAGTCGCGATGAAGCGAAAGAAGCTTCAGCCGATATACCTCTTG AACTGATGGAAAAGTCCAAAGCCATGGCACCAATGACCAAAGAAGAGTGGGAGAAGCGACAGAGTGTAGTTAGGAAGGTCTTGGATGAGGAATCAGGAAGATACAG GTTAATTAAAGGCGATGGGGAGGTGTTAGAGGAAATTGTGTCAAGAGACCGGCACAAGCAGATCAATAGACAAGCCACACATGCAGACGGAGCATTCTTTCAGTCACAGACTGTTGAGAAAAAAATGCTATAG